The following DNA comes from Desulfovibrio sp. X2.
GCCCACGCCGAAGGCACGGTGGCAGGCGGCGCGCGCGAAGTCGGCCATGCGCTCGCGGGGATACTTGAGCGTGCGGTTGTCGATGACCACGAAGTCGTTGCCGGTTCCCTGCATCTTGAAGAAGGGGATCGTGGCGGAAGAGGTGAAATTCATTGCTGCTCCGTTGGGCGAAGAATATCTGCTTAATTTACTACAGCGCCCGATGGGTGTCGAGGGGACGGGGTTTGAGATGGGCGAAGAGGCCCCGGGCCATTGCCCCAGGGGGTGCCTTGGGGTAAAGATGCGGGAATGGGGGCGCGCGAAGAGCCGTGTTGCTGCGGCTGGAGCGCGCCTCTGATTTGGAGCGTGCGAGTGAAGAAATCCCTGCAGCGCAAGGCGATGACGCCTGCAATGCCGTGCCGCAAAGCTCTCGGGAAGGCCGCGTGAAACGTCTCGCCGCGGCATTGCTGCTGCTGTTCCTGCTCCTGGGAGCTGTCTGGTGGGGGCTTCGCTACGCCTCCGAGAACGCGGCGCGCCGTGAGATGCAGACCCTCGCCGCACGCATCTCGACCCATGCCCGCCTGACCTGGCAGGGGCTCTCGGTCAACCTGCTGCAGCGCAGCGTGATCCTCTACGACGTCCGCGTGGCCGTGCCCTCCGAGGATCCGGTCGTGGTCTTCACGGCCGAGAAGGCCTACATCCGGCGGCCCGGGGAGAACCATTTCTACGTCGATCTCGTGGGCATCGCGCCCGAGCCCGACGAGGCGGCCAGGCTGTCCGGCCTGCTCGGCTGCGCACCCGGGGACCTGCGCGCGGCAGCGGCCGTGGACGCGGTCTGGGATCCGCTCACCTCGGGCCTCACCCTGAAGAGCCTCGAGCTCTCCGCGCCCGCGCTCTGCACCCTGCACCTCTCGGGCACGCTCCTGAACCTGCCGCCGCCGGACAGCATCGGGCCCACGCTCTCGGTGCAGGCGGTCTTCATCCAGCTGAAAAGGCTGACCGCCACCTACGTGGACCACTCCCTGGCCGACCGCCTGCTGGCCCGCGAGGCCAGGCGGCTGGGCGCCGATCCCCTGGCCTACCGCCGCGCCCTGGCCGGGATCATCGACCGCGACATCCAGGACTGGACCGGCAAGGCGACCACGCCCGAGGACAAGATCGTGCTGGCCAACGCCTCGCAGGCCGTGCGCACCTTCCTCGAGCGGCCCGGCACCCTGAGCCTGCAGCTCGCGCCGGACAAGCCCGCCTCGCTGGTCGAGATACTGCTCTTCCCCCCGCTGGAATCCGCGCGGCGCCTGAATCTCAGGCTCTCCGCCCAAGAGGGCCCGCCGAAGCCCGCCGCCGTGCCTCCGGCCCCCGCGGCCGAACCCGGCACCCCCGCTCCTCCGAAGGCCCCGGCACCGTCCACGGCCCCTGCGGCCCCTCCGCCGCCCGCGCCCGCGGCGCCGCCTCCACCGGCCCCGTCCGCCGCCAAGCCCGCGCCTTCGGCCAAGCCTCCGGCATCCGCTCCCGGGGGCACGTCCGCTCCTGCGCGGCCTGAATGAAGACCGCGGCGAAGAGGCCGGGCTCTCGATCCACGCCCTGCGCCGTCGGATAGCCGCCCCATCCCCGAGCGCATCCCCGGCGGTTGTCCCCCGCATCCGCCCGCTCCCCCAGACGATGGCCCAGACGATGGCCGAGACGATGGCCGCAGACCCGGGCGGCTCGATTGCCGCGCCGCCCCGTCCGGGCTACAAGCGGTCCATGGACGAAAAGAAGATACTTCGGCTCGGAGAGCTCCTGCGCGCCCGACACTGGAACCTGGCCACGGCGGAATCGTGCACGGGCGGCCTCATCGGCCATCTCGTGACCTCGGTCTCCGGGGCCTCGGACTGGTATCCGGGCGGCGTGGTGGCCTACGCCAACGAGATCAAGGAGCGGCTGCTCGGCGTGCCGGGCGAGGTCCTGGCGACGCAGGGGGCGGTCAGCCGCGGGACCGTGCGGGCCATGGCCGCGGGCGTGCGCGCCGCCTTCGGCGCGCAGGTCGGCGTGAGCGTCTCGGGCGTGGCCGGACCCACCGGCGGCACCCCGGACAAGCCCGTGGGCACTGTCTGGATAGGCTGGAGCTGGCCCGGCGGCGAACGGCAGGAGCTTTTTTCCTTTTCGGGCGACCGCGGCGCGGTCAAGGCGGCCAGCGCCGCTGCGGCCCTGTCCGGCGTGCTGTCCCTGCTCGAGGAGGCGGCCGAAGCCGCCGCGCCCGCCGAGGGGACCTGATGCGGCTCTTCGTGGGGTTGGCGCTGCCGCAGGAGTACCAGGACGGCCTGGCCGACCTGGCGGCCGCCTGCCGCAGGCGCGGCCTCGCGGGCCTTTCCTTCACCAGGCCCGGCAACTGGCACCTGACGCTGCGCTTCCTGGGCGAGGTGGACGAGGCGCGCGTCGAGGAGCTCGCAGGCGCCCTGCGCGGCGTGGCCTGGGAGGCCTTCACCCTGCGCGGCGGCGGGGCGGGCGCCTTTCCCGACCTCTTGCGGCCGCGCGTGGCCTGGATCGGCCTGGCCGAGGGAGGGGAGGAGTGCCGCAGGCTCGCCGAAAGCGTGCAGGTAGCGCTCGCGCCGCTCGGCTTCGCGCCGGAGGAGCGGAAATTTTCGCCGCACCTGACCCTGGCTCGGGTCAAAGGGGATCAGCGCCGGGAAAAACGCACCCGGACGACGGAGGGGGCCCGGAAAACGGCGGGGGGAAATGCGGCGGAAGACGTGACGGAATGTCTGCGCGAGGCGGCGCGCAGGCGTTGGCCAGCCTGCGTCGTGCGCGAGATGGTGCTGTGGCGGAGCGTGCTGGGCGGGGGCGGTCCCGCCTACACGCGTCTTGCGGAGTTTCCTGCTCTCGGGCCGGGCCCTAGATGTAGTCGCCCCGGTTGAATTTGTAGGTTTCGGTGACGTTCAGGATTTCCATCTCGTCGACCACGGACTTGAGACCCGGGTTGGTCTCGGCCATGTTCGGGTTCTCGGCCTTGAGACGTTCGATCTCGCCGCCGATGTGCTCGAGCTTGCTGTAGGCTTCCTTCAGTTCGGAACCGTCGCTGTTCGCGTCCAGCTTCCCGGCATAGTCTTCCCAGTCGCTCATGATGTTGTCGAGGCTCTCCATGACCTGTGGCTCCGCCTGAGTTTGCTCGACGGCCGGCGCGCTGGCCAGCAGCAGCGGATTGATCCCCAGCGGGGGCGTGGCCGCCGCATCCTGGGTCGAGACCGTCTCGCCCGACAGCTCCTGGGCCAGCAGATCCCCGAACGAGCCGCTCCCCTGGTTGGCTCGCTGGGTCTTCTGCTCCGCCTGTTGCTGCTCGACGGCGCTAACGGGATCGTTGGTGATCTTCATGGCCATCTCCTCTTCCGGTTTGGTCAGGGACGAGCAAAAATCCTGCCAACCCGTCAATTTTCTAACCTATCGGAACATCGTGAAATTTCTTTAGGAGGCCGCGGGAAGTTTTTTCCCCCCGCCCCGGGGCGGCCGATTGTGCCGCCCGCCCGAACCTGTTCCGACACAAGCACGATACGCACGAAGAAAGCCCTTGTCTATCAGTGGGCTATCTGGCAAAAAATAGGCTAAGTCGGTAAAGCGGCTCGGAGCCGCCATATTCACGGGATCGACCGACGTTGTATTGTCTGTTTTCAGTGAGGCCCTGAGCGGCCAGGAGGTGTGTCATGGCGGAGATCAAGCGTATTCTGTGCGCAGTCGATTTCTCGGAGGCCAGCCCCATCGTGGCGGAGTACGCCGGGATGCTGGCCAAGAAGACGGGGGCCGAAGTCCTCGTCCTCTACGTCGCCCCGTCGCTCTCCCAGTACGTGGGCTTCCACGTCCCGCCCAGCTCCATAGAGAACTTCGTCAAGGACATCGTCTCCGGCGCGGACGCCACCATGGCCAAGTTCCTCGAGGAGCACTTCCAGGGCGTGCAGGCCAAGGGCGAGGTCGTCACCGGCTACGCTGCCGAGGAGATCCTGAACCAGGCCAAGCAGGACAAGGTGGACCTGGTCATCATGGGCACCCACGGCCGCAAGGGCATCGACCGCATCCTCTTCGGCTCCGTGGCCGAGAAGGTGGTCAAGTCCGCCTCCATGCCGGTGCTCACGGTCCGGCCCGAACACTACGAGAGCGAGTAGCGCGGCCGGGTAGCGCGGCCAAGTATCTTCCGACCCGCGCGGGCCTGGCACGCCCGCGCGGGATCGCACCCCGTGCCCGAAGCCGCCAAGGGGCATCCCCTTGGCGGACGCATTTCGTCTCCCTCTCGGGGGAGGCCCCCCCGTCGGGGACCCTCGGCGGGAAGGAAACGGTATCCGTGAAGCTGCTCATGTTCTACGGACCGGAGTTCTGGTCCAAGCCCTTCCGGAAGACCCTGCCCGAGGCGGGCGAGGCCCCGGGCGAACTCTCGGTGAGCGCCGCCGCCGTGGTCTTCTACCAGTGCGAGGAGCATGACGCCGGACGGAAGGCGGCAGTGCTCCAGAAGACGCTCAAGAACATCAAGTGGCTGGCGGGCAAGTTCTCCACCAGGCGTGTGGTCCTGCACTCCTTCGGCCACCTCTCCGCGAGCAAGGCGGACCCGGGGTTCGCGCGCGGCCTGATGGACGAGGTGCGCGCCCGGCTCGAGTCCGTGGACTACGAGGTCCACGAGACCCCCTTCGGCTGGCTCAACGAATGGCGCATGCACGTCTCCGGGGAGTCCCTGGCCAAGGTCTTCAAGGACATCTGAGGCCAGGGAGGCGCGGCCGGAACAGCCTGAGCCGCGTCTCCGGCGTGCGCCCCGGCCGCTCGCACGACCGGGTGCCGGACCCTCGACGGCGTCCGGCGGCGAACGACTAAACCCGCCCCGGACCGGGGGGATGACCGGGGCGGAAGAGAGAGGACCATGGACCTCTACTCGGGAATCATCTCCAGCCTGCGCACGGCGGACATCTCGGCCGTCATCGAGGACGTCGCCGCCACCGCCTCCAGCAGGCTGGCCACGCCCTGGACCCTGGTCACCGTGCGTTTTCCCGACGGCACGCAGGGCCGCGGCATTTGCCATAACGGCCTGAGCCTCGGCAGGGCCGAGACCGTGGCCTCCCTCGTGGGCTGCGACGCACTGGGCGCGGCCGAAAGCCTGCTCACCTGCGCGGCGGGGCCCTTCTCGCGCTCCCTGGCCGCGGCGACGCTCAACGCACTCTCCGCGCCGCTTTTCTCGGACCC
Coding sequences within:
- a CDS encoding CinA family protein, with amino-acid sequence MAETMAADPGGSIAAPPRPGYKRSMDEKKILRLGELLRARHWNLATAESCTGGLIGHLVTSVSGASDWYPGGVVAYANEIKERLLGVPGEVLATQGAVSRGTVRAMAAGVRAAFGAQVGVSVSGVAGPTGGTPDKPVGTVWIGWSWPGGERQELFSFSGDRGAVKAASAAAALSGVLSLLEEAAEAAAPAEGT
- a CDS encoding threonyl-tRNA synthetase editing domain-containing protein, with translation MKLLMFYGPEFWSKPFRKTLPEAGEAPGELSVSAAAVVFYQCEEHDAGRKAAVLQKTLKNIKWLAGKFSTRRVVLHSFGHLSASKADPGFARGLMDEVRARLESVDYEVHETPFGWLNEWRMHVSGESLAKVFKDI
- a CDS encoding universal stress protein, with the protein product MAEIKRILCAVDFSEASPIVAEYAGMLAKKTGAEVLVLYVAPSLSQYVGFHVPPSSIENFVKDIVSGADATMAKFLEEHFQGVQAKGEVVTGYAAEEILNQAKQDKVDLVIMGTHGRKGIDRILFGSVAEKVVKSASMPVLTVRPEHYESE
- the thpR gene encoding RNA 2',3'-cyclic phosphodiesterase, with product MRLFVGLALPQEYQDGLADLAAACRRRGLAGLSFTRPGNWHLTLRFLGEVDEARVEELAGALRGVAWEAFTLRGGGAGAFPDLLRPRVAWIGLAEGGEECRRLAESVQVALAPLGFAPEERKFSPHLTLARVKGDQRREKRTRTTEGARKTAGGNAAEDVTECLREAARRRWPACVVREMVLWRSVLGGGGPAYTRLAEFPALGPGPRCSRPG